Below is a window of Haloterrigena alkaliphila DNA.
CTGACCCCACAGTCCTTCTTGACAAGGGTTATACGCGACCGACTCAAACTACGGCGTAAGATGACACGTGAGTCCGCCGGGGAACCCGGCGCAGACGACGGGGATTCCGTCGTCTACGATCTCGCTGCCGAGTGTACCGCAGAGGACGTCGAGCAGGACCGCCCCTATCTCGCAGAAATCAACGGCATCGTCGATTACGGCGTTTTCGTCGATCTCTCCGACTCCGTCTCCGGGCTCGTCCACGAATCGGTGCTCGAGGGAACCTACGCCGTCGGCGACGAACTCGTCGTCGAACTCGAGAGCGTCCGCGACAACGGCGACATGGCGTTCGAACCCGTCGACCTCGAGGAGTACACCGTCGAGACCGTCGCCCACGATTACTCCCTGACCGGCACCGACCGCCTCGAGCCCAACATCGGCGACCAGATCCACCTCGAGGGCGAGGTCGTCCAGGTCAAACAGACGGCCGGCCCGACCATCTTCCACGTCGCCGACGAGTACGGCGTCGTTCCCTGTGCCGCGTTCGAGGAAGCCGGCGTCCGCGCCTACCCCGCCGTCGAGGTCAGCGACGTCGTCCGCGTCACCGGCACGCCCGAGCGCCGCGAGGGATCGGTCCAGATCGAGGTCGACGGGCTCTCGAACCTCGAGGGCGACGACGCCGACGAGGCCCGCGAGCGCCTCGAGGAAGCCCTCGAGTCCCGCGCCGAGCCCCACGACGTCGAGCCGCTGATCGACTGGCCCGCCTTCGAGAAACTGCGACCCAACCTGCAGGAGGTCGCCAAACTGCTCCGCCGGACCGTCCTCGAGGGGCGACCGATCCGGGTTCGCCACCACGCCGACGGCGACGGCATGTGCGCCGCCGTTCCCGTCCAGATCGCCCTCCAGCGGTTCATCGCCGACGTCCACGAGGACGAGGACGCGCCGCGTCACCTCATCAAGCGCCTCCCCGCGAAGGCGCCGTTCTACGAGATGGAGGACGCCACGCGCGATCTGAACTTCGCGCTCGAGGATCGGGAGAAACACGGCCAGCAACTCCCGCTCCTGCTCATGCTGGACAACGGTTCGACGGCCGAGGACGTTCCGGCCTACGAGACGCTGGCCCACTACGATATCCCGATCGCGGTCGTCGACCACCACCACCCCGACCCTGACGCGGTCGAGGACTTACTCGACGCCCACGTCAACCCCTACCTCCACGAGGAGGACTACCGGATTACGACGGGAATGCTCTGCGTCGAACTCGCGCGGATGATCTATCCCGACCTCGGCGACGAACTCCGCCACGTCCCCGCCGTCGCCGGCCTCTCGGATCGCTCGAAGGCCGACGCGATGGACGACTACCTCGAACTCGCCGCCGAGGAGGGGTACGACGAGGACCGCCTGCAGAATCTCAGCGAGGCGCTGGACTACGCGGCCTTCTGGCTGCGCTACAACTCCGGCGATCAGCTGATTCAGGACCTGCTCCAGATCGATTCGGACGACGAGGCGCGCCACCGCGAACTCGTCGAGTTCCTCGCCGACCGCGCCCGCGCGGACGTCGACGAACAACTCGACGCGGCGATACCCCACCTCGAGCACGAGGATCTGGACAACGGCGCCCACCTCTACCGGATCGACGTCGAGAACTACGCCCACCGATTCACCTACCCCGCACCGGGCAAGACCACCGGCGAGATCCACGACCGCAAGATCGAGGAGACCGGCGATCCGGTCATCACGGTCGGCTACGGCCCGGACTTCGCCGTCCTGCGCTCCGACGGCGTTCGACTCGACATCCCGAACATGGTCTCGGAACTCGAGGCCGAGGTCCCCGGCGGCGGCGTCTCCGGCGGCGGCCACCTCGTCGTCGGCTCGATCAAGTTCGTCAAGGGCAAACGCGAGGAAGTGATCGACGCGCTCGTCGAGAAGATGGAGGACGCGGAACTCGACGAGGCGCTCTCGAGCGCGGCGCCGATCGACGATTAACGACGGACGAACAATGAACGCACGACCGCAGCCAGTATGACCGTCACACCTCGAAGCGACGAGAGTCGTCCCGCTCGCGCTCCCGATCGCCACTTAGCGACGCGTCTCGAGCGTCCACCCACGCGCCTCGAGCGTCGCGGTCCGTCGGTGGTGGTACAACAACTCACACGCTATCGGCGGGCGTCACCGGAGGAACGACGACGATGATCGATCGAAGCAAATCCGCAGAGGTGGCGGACGTGCTACTCGTCGAACCGTCCGACGAACTCGCCCGTCTCACGCGAGACGGGCTCTCCGACGGCGGTGGGAAAACGACCGTCCACGCCGTGTCGGACGGCGACGAGGCCCTCGCGTTCCTCGAGCGCCGGGAGCCGTACGCCGACGCGCCGACGCCCTGTCTCGTGGTGCTCCGGGCGGAGCTTCCCGCCCCAGGGCCGGACGGTCTCGAGGTACTCGAGTCGATGGCCGACCGAACGGAACTGGTGCGAATCCCCGTCATCGTGACCGCCGATACGCCCGCCGACGACCTCGTCCGCGAGGCCTACGATCTGGGCGCCAACGCGGTCGTCCCGACGCCCGGCGACCCCGACACGTACCTCGAGACGGTCGAGAAAACGAGCCGGTTCTGGATCGCCACGGCGCGGCTCCCGAACCGAATCGATCGCCTCTGAGCGGCTTTCACCCGGTATCCCGGATTTGAGACGGAACTGCGGCTGGCCGCGGCTTCCGATCCTATTCTGAGAACCGATAGTGCAGTGATGACGATAGTGCAGTGACGACCGGGTGCCGTGACGGCCGGCAGTTAGAACTGGTAGCGGCGCTCGTCGTCCATCGCCGGGTACTGATCG
It encodes the following:
- a CDS encoding response regulator, translating into MIDRSKSAEVADVLLVEPSDELARLTRDGLSDGGGKTTVHAVSDGDEALAFLERREPYADAPTPCLVVLRAELPAPGPDGLEVLESMADRTELVRIPVIVTADTPADDLVREAYDLGANAVVPTPGDPDTYLETVEKTSRFWIATARLPNRIDRL
- a CDS encoding DHH family phosphoesterase; this encodes MTRESAGEPGADDGDSVVYDLAAECTAEDVEQDRPYLAEINGIVDYGVFVDLSDSVSGLVHESVLEGTYAVGDELVVELESVRDNGDMAFEPVDLEEYTVETVAHDYSLTGTDRLEPNIGDQIHLEGEVVQVKQTAGPTIFHVADEYGVVPCAAFEEAGVRAYPAVEVSDVVRVTGTPERREGSVQIEVDGLSNLEGDDADEARERLEEALESRAEPHDVEPLIDWPAFEKLRPNLQEVAKLLRRTVLEGRPIRVRHHADGDGMCAAVPVQIALQRFIADVHEDEDAPRHLIKRLPAKAPFYEMEDATRDLNFALEDREKHGQQLPLLLMLDNGSTAEDVPAYETLAHYDIPIAVVDHHHPDPDAVEDLLDAHVNPYLHEEDYRITTGMLCVELARMIYPDLGDELRHVPAVAGLSDRSKADAMDDYLELAAEEGYDEDRLQNLSEALDYAAFWLRYNSGDQLIQDLLQIDSDDEARHRELVEFLADRARADVDEQLDAAIPHLEHEDLDNGAHLYRIDVENYAHRFTYPAPGKTTGEIHDRKIEETGDPVITVGYGPDFAVLRSDGVRLDIPNMVSELEAEVPGGGVSGGGHLVVGSIKFVKGKREEVIDALVEKMEDAELDEALSSAAPIDD